Below is a window of Staphylococcus succinus DNA.
TCCAAAGATGAAGAAAAGGAAAGAAATATATCATATCAATCATTGATGAAACGTAATATTAAATCTTTAGACAAAGCGTTAAATCATTAAAAATATAGGATGAATATTAAGAAAAGCCTCGAAATAGTGATGAAAAATCACATGATTTCGAGGCTTTCATAATATTGATTAACAGCTATAAATGATTAGCTAGGTATCAATCATATCGAATATAGGATACTGTAGTATTGTAATATTCTTCAAAGCCATGAATACCATCAGCGCCACCTAAACCTGATTCTCTCCAACCAGCATGATAGCCGTTAACTACTTCTTCAGCTTCACAATTTGCATAAACCTCTCCAAATTTAAGTTTTTCAGTTGCACGCATAACTTCTTTTAAATCTTCTGAAAAGATATAAGATGATAATCCAGCGTTTGTGTCATTAGCTAAATTGATTGCATCATCAAAATTTTTATAAGTAACTATTGGTAATACAGGTCCAAAAATTTCATCTTTAAAAGCACTATCCGTTGTTTTAACGTTGTCTAAAATTGTTGGCGCATAAAAATAGCCGGTTTGATCAATTTTATGACCACCTGTTATTAAAGTAGCGCCATTTTGTATGGCAGATTGTACTTTTTCATCGATGCTATCTAATTGCTGCTGATTAATTATTGCACCATAGTCAGTAGTTTCAGAGAATGGGTCGCCAACTGTTAATTTCTCCATTTTGGCTTTTAATTTATTAATAAATGCGTCATGTACAGCATCATGTACAAAAATCCGTTCAGGACAAGTACAAACTTGTCCTGCATTATTAATTCTAGCTGCTACGAGATAGTCGACAGCTTTGTCTAAATTAGCGTTTTCTGTAACAAGGGCAGGGGCATTACCACCTAATTCTAAATTAACTTTTTTAACAGTATTTGCACTTGATGCATAAACAGATTTACCTGCACGCATACTGCCAGTTAATGATATTAATTGGATATCTGGATGTTGTGCTAATTGTGTACCTACTGTTTCTCCAGTGCCAGGGAGTATTTGTACTAATCCAGCAGGAATAGTAGACTCACGGATAAGTTCGGCAAGTTTTAATGTTATTAACGAGGTTGCTTCACTTGGTTTAATAACAACAGAGCAGCCTGTGATAACAGCGGGAATGACTTTTCTCATTAAGACCATTATTGGAGCGTTCCAAGGTACGATACCTGCAGTCACACCGAGTGGTTTTTTAGTAAGTAAAATCGTTTCATTTTCTCGACTATTTTGTAAAACTTCGCCCTTGTTAGACATACTCAAGCTCGTCATATAATCTATAAATTGAATTGATTTATCTATTTCACCTTTGGCTGAAGCTAGCGTTTTGCCTTGTTCTTTAACATATAGGTCTGCTAATGTATCTTTATACTTCTCTAGTAAAGGTATTAATAATTTTACATAATCAGCGCGTGTAGGTTCTGGCACTTGTTCCCATTCTAACTGTGCTTGTTTAGATTTTGCTACTGCATCATTGACTTCTGATTCGGTAGCAAATGTTATTGTATCTAGCTTGTCTCCTGTAGCAGGGTTAATTACATCCATTGTGTCAGTCGATTTGCTTGCTATAAATTCATTGTTAATAAATAGTTTATTCAATGTTTGACACCTCCACATTATCACTTCTACCACTTATAAAGAATGTGAAAACAGAAATAACATAATTCTAGTCACCTTTGTAGAAGAATATTTATTTTGCAAAATGAAAAAGATTGTTAAAGATGGCGTTTAATAGATGAACAAGGTAATGATTTTATAAAGTAATATATTTTTTATACTTATGTGTTGACTTATTTTTAGTATGGCGTTATAATTTATCTCGAATTCGAAATAAATTTAAAGTAGGTGATGTGGTGAATCGTACTAAAGAATCATTAAATACATTTATTGGGTTAAACCGTACACTTGATCATTTAGAAAAAATTGTTCGTAAAGATGTACAACGTCATGGGCTAAATATAACAGAATTTGCAGTAATGGAGCTACTTTATAATAAAGGTGATCAACCTATCCAACGTATTGGTAATAAAGTATTGATTGCTAGTAGCAGTATTACTTATGTTGTAGACAAATTAGAAGAAAAGGGTTGCGTCATTCGAAGACGCAATAATAAAGATAAACGTGTGACCAATGCTTCGCTTACGGAGAAAGGTCGTACGATGATGGATCAAATATTCCCAGAACATGCAGAAACTTTAGAATCAACATTTTCGGTACTAACCGATGCAGAGATTACAACCTTACAGAAAGCTTTGAAAAAATTAAGTGCGCGACCTATAAAGTAGGATAAGCACTTAAATTTTTAACTAAAAATACTTCGAAACCGAGATAAAATTAAAAAGAGAGAGGCGTTTATTATGACAAATAATCAATTATTAGGAATTCATCATGTAACAGCAATGACAGATGATGCAGAAAGAAATTATAAATTTTTTACAGAAGTATTAGGTATGAGACTTGTTAAAAAAACAGTGAACCAAGATGATATTTATACGTATCATACATTCTTTGCAGATGATGAAGGCTCTCCAGGCACAGATATGACATTTTTCGATTTTCCAAATAATCCTAAAGGTGCAGCGGGCACAAATTCAATCTCTCGCGCAGCATTTAGAGTACCTAATGATGACGCACTTGCATATTATGAACAACGGTTTAATGAATATGGAGTAAAACACGAAGGCATTCAGTCATTGTTTGGAAAAAAAGTTTTACCGTTTGAAGAAGCGGATGGTCAAAGTTATCAATTAGTTTCTGATGAAAATAATAAAGGTGTAGCACCTGGAAAACCATGGAAAAATGGTCCAGTGCCAACAGATAAAGCAATATATGGTCTTGGTCCTATTGAAATAACAGTAAGCTATTTTGAAGATTTCAAAAAAATATTAGAACAAATTTATGGAATGAAAGAAATCGCAAGTGAGGATAATGTTGCATTATTAGAAGTTGGTGAAGGTGGCAATGGTGGTCAAGTTATTTTAAGAAAAGATACAGAAACACCGGCAGCACGTCAAGGATATGGTGAAGTACATCACGTATCCTTTAGATTACCAGATCATGAAGCGATTGAACAATGGTTAGAAAAATATCAATCCGCAGGTATAGGAAACTCAGGTCTAGTTGATAGATTCTACTTTGAAGCTTTATATGCACGTATTGGACATATCTTAATTGAGGTATCTACAGATGGACCAGGATTCATGGGAGATGAGCCATACGAAACATTAGGTGAAAGCTTAGCTTTACCACCATTTTTAGAGAAACAACGTGAATATATCGAATCAGAAATTCGACCATTCAATACAAAAAGATAAATGATAAATATAAGCTTATTTTAGAATGTTGTGGTAATATTTCAACATTTCAAAGCGTTATAAATGAAGGAGGTTATACTATGGAAGCTATCCAACATATTCATCATATTTCAGCAATTGTAGGTAATCCAGAAGAAAATATTAAATTTTATAGAGACATTTTAAATTTAAAATTAATCAAAAAAACAGTCAATTTCGATGATCCATCTACGTATCATTTATATTTTTCTAATGATGGTGTGGACAATGGAACAATTCTAACATTCTTTAATTGGCCAAATGCACATAAAGGTCGTATTGGTTCAGGCCAAGTTGAAAGAATTGCTTTTAGAATTCCAAAAGATGCAATAAGTCACTGGGAAAAACATTTGAAAGCACATGATATAGAAGTCTCTCGCACTCAACTATTTGATAGAGAAACATTGGAATTTAATGATGTTCATGAGCTACCATTGGCATTGGTTGAAAGTGAAGATATGCACGATGGAAGTCAAGATATTATTGGTTTTCATGGCGTAACGATGTTATCAGCTGATCCCTTGGCAACAGTGCACACACTAACTAATGATATGGGATTAGAGAAAATAAACGAAGATGAAACGCACATCCACTTAGAAACTGTTGGTGATTGGCAACATCATGTTATGGTAAAAAAAGAGACACCTGAAACGGCGGTACACTGGGGTGTAGGCGTTGTACATCACATTGCTTGGTCAGTACCATCAACACAAGTACATCGTGCTTGGCAGGTAAAAATGAGTGGGAAAGGTTATCATGTTACTGATGTCAAAGATCGCAATTATTTTGAAGCAATTTATATGAAAGAGCGTGGCGGTATTATTTTTGAATTTGCTACTGAAGGTCCGGGATTTACTATTGACGAACGATTTGACGAATTGGGATCTAGTCTAGTCTTACCACCTCAACTTGAAGAACAAAGAGCAGCGTTATTGCAATTATTACCACCCATCCG
It encodes the following:
- a CDS encoding VOC family protein: MEAIQHIHHISAIVGNPEENIKFYRDILNLKLIKKTVNFDDPSTYHLYFSNDGVDNGTILTFFNWPNAHKGRIGSGQVERIAFRIPKDAISHWEKHLKAHDIEVSRTQLFDRETLEFNDVHELPLALVESEDMHDGSQDIIGFHGVTMLSADPLATVHTLTNDMGLEKINEDETHIHLETVGDWQHHVMVKKETPETAVHWGVGVVHHIAWSVPSTQVHRAWQVKMSGKGYHVTDVKDRNYFEAIYMKERGGIIFEFATEGPGFTIDERFDELGSSLVLPPQLEEQRAALLQLLPPIRI
- a CDS encoding MarR family winged helix-turn-helix transcriptional regulator is translated as MNRTKESLNTFIGLNRTLDHLEKIVRKDVQRHGLNITEFAVMELLYNKGDQPIQRIGNKVLIASSSITYVVDKLEEKGCVIRRRNNKDKRVTNASLTEKGRTMMDQIFPEHAETLESTFSVLTDAEITTLQKALKKLSARPIK
- the aldA gene encoding aldehyde dehydrogenase, coding for MWRCQTLNKLFINNEFIASKSTDTMDVINPATGDKLDTITFATESEVNDAVAKSKQAQLEWEQVPEPTRADYVKLLIPLLEKYKDTLADLYVKEQGKTLASAKGEIDKSIQFIDYMTSLSMSNKGEVLQNSRENETILLTKKPLGVTAGIVPWNAPIMVLMRKVIPAVITGCSVVIKPSEATSLITLKLAELIRESTIPAGLVQILPGTGETVGTQLAQHPDIQLISLTGSMRAGKSVYASSANTVKKVNLELGGNAPALVTENANLDKAVDYLVAARINNAGQVCTCPERIFVHDAVHDAFINKLKAKMEKLTVGDPFSETTDYGAIINQQQLDSIDEKVQSAIQNGATLITGGHKIDQTGYFYAPTILDNVKTTDSAFKDEIFGPVLPIVTYKNFDDAINLANDTNAGLSSYIFSEDLKEVMRATEKLKFGEVYANCEAEEVVNGYHAGWRESGLGGADGIHGFEEYYNTTVSYIRYD
- the mhqE gene encoding ring-cleaving dioxygenase MhqE, with the translated sequence MTNNQLLGIHHVTAMTDDAERNYKFFTEVLGMRLVKKTVNQDDIYTYHTFFADDEGSPGTDMTFFDFPNNPKGAAGTNSISRAAFRVPNDDALAYYEQRFNEYGVKHEGIQSLFGKKVLPFEEADGQSYQLVSDENNKGVAPGKPWKNGPVPTDKAIYGLGPIEITVSYFEDFKKILEQIYGMKEIASEDNVALLEVGEGGNGGQVILRKDTETPAARQGYGEVHHVSFRLPDHEAIEQWLEKYQSAGIGNSGLVDRFYFEALYARIGHILIEVSTDGPGFMGDEPYETLGESLALPPFLEKQREYIESEIRPFNTKR